The stretch of DNA CGCCTGGCCCGTTCACCGGCGACGGAGGAGAGGACGACCAGCGAACCGTGGCCCTGCGTCTGGAGGGCCGTGCCGCAGATCAGCCCGGCGGAGACCGCGCCCGTGTAGTTGGTCTGCGCCACGCGGACGGCGGCCAGCGGCTCCGCCTCGTCGGCGGTCTGGTCGCCGAGGACACCGAAGGCGAGCAGGACCATGTCGATGTCGCCCTCCGCGAATACCTTGCCGAGGGTCTCCTCGTGGGAGCCGGGGTCGAGAGCGTCGAAGGCGACGGTACGGACATCGGCACCGATCCGGCGCAGCCCCTCCGCCGCCGTTTCGAGCGCGGGGGACGGCCGTCCCGCGAGCCACACCGTGCGGGTGCGGCGGGTGATGAGGCGGCGGGCGGTGGCGAGACCGATCTCGGAGGTGCCACCGAGGACGAGCAGGGACTGCGGGGTACCGAAGGCGTCCTTCATGGGGGCTCCTGGGCTGCTGGGCTCTGGGCTCTGGGATCTTGAACTCTGGGCTCTCGGGGTGTGCTTGTACTTCTGCCTGTGCTTCTGCCTGTGCTCGGGCTTCTGGTCCTTTGGCCCTTTGGGCTCTTGCGGCCGGCGGCTTTTGGGCTTCTTCGGCTGATCCGCTGTCCCGTTCCTGCGCTCCTGCGCTCCTGCGTTTGTGCGTTTGTGCGTCGGGGAGAGTTTCAGAGGGCCAGGCGGCGGGACAGGTCCGAGGTGAAGACCGAGCGCGGGTCGAGTTCGGCGCGCAGGGCGCGGAAGTCGGCGAGGCGCGGATACATCGCTTCGAGCAGTTCGGGCCGCAGCCGCGAGTCCTTGGCGAGGTAGACCCGGCCGCCCGCCTCGGCGACGCGCCCGTCCAGCTCGTCGAGGAAGGCGCCGAGGCCGGGCAGCCGGGCCGGGATGTCGAGGGCGAGCGTCCAGCCGGGAACGGGGAAGGACAGCCAGCCGGGGTCGCCCTCGCCGAACCGTTTCAGGACGGCGAGGAACGAGGGACAGCGGCGCCGTGAGATGAGTTCCACGATGTCGCGCAGCGCCTCCTCGTTGCCGTGGCCCACCGCGAACTGGTACTGCACGAAGCCGCTGCGGCCGTACACGCGGTTCCAGTGCGGCACCCCGTCGAGCGGGTGGAAGAAGGCGGGGATCTTCTGTAGTTCGCCGGTCCTCGCCACGGGCGCCTTGCGGTACCAGACCTCGTTGAACAGCCCCACCGTGGTGCGGCCGAGCAGTCCCTCGGGCACGAAGGGAGGCGGCGCGGGCAGCCGCACCGTGCGGAAGGCGAGAGGCCTCCGCCGGGCGCGGCGGGGGAGCGCGTCCAGTGGGGCGTGATCGCCGCGGGTGAGGACGGAGCGGCCCATGGCCGCGCCGCGCGCGAGGAGGTCGATCCAGGCGACCGAGTAGCGGTAGCGGTGGTCGCCCGCGGTGAGTCGGGCCATCAGGTCGTCGAGGTCGGTGGCGCGTTCCGTGTCCACCAGCATCAGGGACGTCTCGACGGGCTGGAGCCGCAGCGACGCCGTGAGGATCACCCCGGTCAGGCCCATGCCGCCCGCCGTCGCGTCGAACAGCGGGGTGCCCCGCTCGACCGTACGGATCACGCCGTCCGCGGTGAGCAGTTCCAGCGAGCGGACGTGGCGGGAGAAGGAGCCGGAACCGTGGTGGTTCTTGCCGTGGATGTCGGCGCCGATCGCCCCGCCCACCGTCACGTAGCGGGTCCCCGGTGTCACCGGCACGAACCAGCCGAGCGGCAGCAGCACCTCCATCAGCCGGTGCAGGCTGACGCCCGCGTCACAGAGGACGACCCCGGCGTCTGCGTCGACGGCGTGGATCCTGTCGAGCCCCGTCATGTCGATCACGGCGCCGCCCGCACTCTGCGCCGCGTCTCCGTACGCCCGCCCGAGCCCCCGCGCGATACCTCCGCGCGCCCCCTGCGCCCCGCAGGCCACGACGGCCTCCGCTGCCTCCTCGTACGACAGGGGCCTGATCAGCCGCGCGGTGGTGGGTGCCGTGCGGCCCCAGCCGGTGACCGACCTGATGGAGTCCGCGTACCCGTCGTCGGCGTACTCGGCGTACTCGGCGTACTCGGGGTCTGCTTGCTCGGTGCCCGAGCGTCGGGCGTTCGCGGGCCGGGTGTCCACCTGCCCGGTGTCCGCGGACGTGTCGTCCGTGGCGGCCGACCCGCTCCCGGCGGCGCCTCGGGCCGATTCCACGGCCGGTCCCGCGTCCGGTTCCGCGGCCGGGCCGTCGGGGAGGGAGGGCGCCCGGGGCGCGGGGGCGGAGTCAGTGTCGGCGGACATGACCGTGACCGTATCGCCCAGAGCGTAAGAATTCGCCCTAAAACGACCCTTTCCTCACCGAAACGGGTGATTGTGTGAGTGTCGTATCAAATGATCCTCATTCCGCGCGGCTGAACCGGAAGAGTCGCCACCAGCCGTGGCCGCACGCGGGGGCGGGTGACCCGGCGGCAGGCAGTCGACCCCCCGGGAAGCAGAGGCCACATGCACGACATGGACCACCGGTTGCTCGCGGCGCTGCGCGACTGCGGCGGCGACCCGCGCGTGGCGACGGTCGCGCGCGGCCTCTCGCTGGCGGGTGAACACGGCGCGCTCTGGCTGGTCGCAGGGCTCGCGGGCGCCGCATCCGACCGCCGACGGCGCGCCGACTGGCTGCGCGCGACCGCCCTCACCGCCGCCGCCCACCTCACGAGCATGGCCGTCAAAAGGGTGGTGCGCAGGCCGCGTCCCACCCTCGACCCGCTGGTACGTACCGCGGGCCGCCACTCCTTCCCCAGCTCCCACGCGACCTCCTCCGCCGCCGCGACCGTGGCGTACGGCGCACTCGGCCCCGTCGGCGCGCTCCTCGTACCGCCGATCGCCGCCGCCGTCTGCGTGTCGCGGCTCGTCGTCGGCGTCCACTACCCGTCGGACGTGGTGGCGGGCGCCGCCCTCGGCGCCCTGACCGTCCGGATCGGCGCCGCCTGGATGGCGGGAGCGAGGACGGCGGCGGGGGCGGAAGTGGGGGCGGGGACCAGGACCCGCGCCCCCACCCCCTGTCCGACAAGCCCGTCCCCGACTGGAGGAACAGCGGATGGCTGAGAGTGCCACAGAGCGTCCCGCGGACCCCGCGACGGGGGGCGCGCCTGCCGCGGAACCGGCCGCCCCGCCCACCGCGACCGGCCTCGTCGTCGGGGTGCTGCGCACCGCCCGCCCCCGTCAGTGGATCAAGAACGTCCTGGTGGTGGCCGCACCGGCCGCCGCGGGCGAACTCCTGTCGCGCCACGCCGCCGTCGGACTCACCATCGTCTTCGTCCTCTTCACCACCGCCGCCTCGGCCGTCTATCTGATCAACGACGCCCGGGACGCGGAGGCCGACCGGGCGCACCCGGAGAAGTGCCACCGCCCCGTGGCGGCCGGCCAGGTCCCCGTCGCCCTCGCCTACACGGTGGGCGGCACTCTCGCCGTGCTCGCCCCGCTCGCCGCCTATCTGTTCTGCACCCCCATGACGGCCGTGCTGCTCGCCGGATACGTGGTGATGCAGCTCGCCTACTGCGTCAGTCTCAAACACGTACTCGTGGTGGACCTCGTCGTCGTGACCACCGGATTCCTGATGCGGGCGATGATCGGGGGCGTGGCACTCGACATCCCGTTGTCGCGCTGGTTCCTCATCACCGCGGGGTTCGGCTCCCTCTTCATGGTCTCCGCGAAGCGCTACTCGGAGGCCGTCATGGTCGCGTCGGCCGAACCGGAGGAGGCGGGCGCGACCCGGGCGCTGCTCAGCCAGTACACCGTCGGCTACCTGCGCTTCGTGTGGCAGCTCGCGGCGGGCGTCGCCGTCCTCGCGTACTGCCTGTGGGCGCTGGAAGGCGGCGCCACCCCCGGCGCGGGCGGGGACAGCGGCGGGCTTCTGGCCTGG from Streptomyces tsukubensis encodes:
- a CDS encoding FAD-binding oxidoreductase → MSADTDSAPAPRAPSLPDGPAAEPDAGPAVESARGAAGSGSAATDDTSADTGQVDTRPANARRSGTEQADPEYAEYAEYADDGYADSIRSVTGWGRTAPTTARLIRPLSYEEAAEAVVACGAQGARGGIARGLGRAYGDAAQSAGGAVIDMTGLDRIHAVDADAGVVLCDAGVSLHRLMEVLLPLGWFVPVTPGTRYVTVGGAIGADIHGKNHHGSGSFSRHVRSLELLTADGVIRTVERGTPLFDATAGGMGLTGVILTASLRLQPVETSLMLVDTERATDLDDLMARLTAGDHRYRYSVAWIDLLARGAAMGRSVLTRGDHAPLDALPRRARRRPLAFRTVRLPAPPPFVPEGLLGRTTVGLFNEVWYRKAPVARTGELQKIPAFFHPLDGVPHWNRVYGRSGFVQYQFAVGHGNEEALRDIVELISRRRCPSFLAVLKRFGEGDPGWLSFPVPGWTLALDIPARLPGLGAFLDELDGRVAEAGGRVYLAKDSRLRPELLEAMYPRLADFRALRAELDPRSVFTSDLSRRLAL
- a CDS encoding decaprenylphospho-beta-D-erythro-pentofuranosid-2-ulose 2-reductase; amino-acid sequence: MKDAFGTPQSLLVLGGTSEIGLATARRLITRRTRTVWLAGRPSPALETAAEGLRRIGADVRTVAFDALDPGSHEETLGKVFAEGDIDMVLLAFGVLGDQTADEAEPLAAVRVAQTNYTGAVSAGLICGTALQTQGHGSLVVLSSVAGERARRANFIYGSSKAGLDAFTQGLGDALHGTGVHVMVVRPGFVRSKMTAGREETPLATTPEAVALAIETGLRRRSETVWVPGALRLVMAGLRHVPRPLFRRLPV
- a CDS encoding decaprenyl-phosphate phosphoribosyltransferase; amino-acid sequence: MAESATERPADPATGGAPAAEPAAPPTATGLVVGVLRTARPRQWIKNVLVVAAPAAAGELLSRHAAVGLTIVFVLFTTAASAVYLINDARDAEADRAHPEKCHRPVAAGQVPVALAYTVGGTLAVLAPLAAYLFCTPMTAVLLAGYVVMQLAYCVSLKHVLVVDLVVVTTGFLMRAMIGGVALDIPLSRWFLITAGFGSLFMVSAKRYSEAVMVASAEPEEAGATRALLSQYTVGYLRFVWQLAAGVAVLAYCLWALEGGATPGAGGDSGGLLAWRQLSMVPFILAVLRYAVFADRAAAGAPEDVLLKDRALALIGLAWVVLFGLAVIDW